In one Carassius carassius chromosome 48, fCarCar2.1, whole genome shotgun sequence genomic region, the following are encoded:
- the osbpl1a gene encoding oxysterol-binding protein-related protein 1 isoform X1, whose amino-acid sequence MEELDPEEQFLRDARNGNLEGIQKLLMSKIKEEAKIDINCKGKSKSNHGWTPLHLACYFGHKDVVETLLKNGADANLPNNVGDTPLHKAAFTGRKEVVMLLLQYDACASVINGMAQIPKDITQSAEIKSMLEAAERTEERKLEEQLLEAAREGALSTLTRLLNMKKPPNISCTDLLGNTPLHCAAYRGQKQCAVKLLQHKANPNIKNKIDQTVFDLANDAEMKQIITGNVMKGMTRHVKMFEGPLWKSSRFFGWRSYWVVLQDGVLSWYPKQSDADSNTHRQGCKPLTQAQSMIKAKDNCYFTVRCFDNTVHHFKVSQKNDPESTRKRWLEAIEEHSAFSTHYCSQDPESEEEEDNVVSVHELSDSLQRAEACHQKLEKEVLALLSMVKEDGLAERLPAAVIQKLKEVCEASSETCSSLHQCLGLFSKQEGARSLKLEQELEKNKILSEALQTLATEHHELEQSVVKGSSPRSVLSEDEFHDALSDSDCEPVLSSCETATHSYEDGEDFNTELFCSISSHLSGRMSREDRRGEEEDDDEVASVNGVKKYRTSLPAPMFSRNDFSIWSILRKCIGMELSKITMPVIFNEPLSFLQRLTEYMEHTYLIHQANASDNSIERMKCVAAFAVSAVASQWERTGKPFNPLLGETYELVRDDLGFRLISEQVSHHPPVSAFHAEGLQKDFVFHGSIYPKLKFWGKSVEAEPKGIITLELPKHNEAYTWTNPTCCVHNIIVGQLWIEQYGSVEVINHRTGEKCCLSFKPCGLFGKELHKVEGYILDKSKKKVYNLYGKWTECMYIVDPASFETHRKNDKKASEDKKSSKQTSDAEETPQLGGDSLEVIPGSQLLWRIAPRPENSAQMYNFTTFAMQLNELDKEIEAVIPKTDSRLRPDIRAMENGDIDLASEEKKRLEEKQRAARKNRSKSDDDWKMRNISSGPRWFHQGPNPHNGSQDWLFSNGYWDRDYSQLPDIY is encoded by the exons ATGGAGGAGCTGGACCCGGAGGAGCAGTTCCTCAGGGATGCCAGGAACGGGAACCTAGAAGGAATCCAGAAGCTTTTGATGTCCAAGATAAAGGAGGAGGCCAAAATCGACATCAACTGCAAGG GCAAAAGCAAATCTAATCATGGCTGGACTCCTCTTCATCTGGCCTGCTACTTTGGGCACAAAGATGTTGTTGAGACCTTACTGAAG AATGGAGCAGATGCCAATTTGCCAAATAATGTCGGAGACACACCTCTCCATAAAGCAGCATTCACCGGGAGAAAA GAGGTTGTAATGTTGCTTCTTCAGTATGACGCTTGCGCTTCTGTCATCAATGGCATGGCCCAGATACCTAAAGACATTACCCAGAGTGCAGAGATTAAAAGCATGTTGGAGG CTGCTGAGCGGACTGAAGAGAGGAAACTAGAGGAGCAGCTGCTGGAGGCGGCGCGGGAAGGAGCCTTATCTACCCTCACAAGACTG CTAAACATGAAGAAACCCCCAAACATAAGCTGTACAGACTTGTTGGGCAACACGCCGCTGCACTGCGCCGCTTACAGAGGCCAGAAACAGTGCGCCGTCAAGCTCCTTCAGCACAAGGCCAACCCCAACATCAAGAACAAAATCG ATCAGACTGTTTTTGATTTGGCTAACGATGCAGAAATGAAGCAGATCATTACAGGAAATGTTATGAAA GGGATGACGCGACATGTTAAAATGTTTGAGGGGCCTCTTTGGAAG agctCAAGGTTTTTTGGCTGGCGCTCCTACTGGGTAGTTCTTCAGGACGGAGTCTTGTCATGGTACCCTAAACA GTCAGATGCAGATTCAAACACTCACCGGCAAGGTTGCAAACCGCTAACACAAGCGCAGAGCATG ATTAAAGCGAAAGATAACTGCTATTTCACAGTCAGATGCTTTGACAACACTGTTCACCATTTCAAAGTGTCACAGAAGAACGACCCCGAATCTACCAGAAAA AGGTGGCTTGAGGCCATAGAGGAACATTCAGCCTTTAGCACTCATTACTGCTCACAGGACCCAGAGAGCGAGGAAGAGGAAGACAACGTTGTGTCTGTACATGAGCTTTCTGACTCCCTTCAG CGGGCCGAGGCTTGCCATCAGAAACTGGAGAAGGAGGTGTTGGCTCTCCTGTCTATGGTGAAAGAAGATGGCCTGGCAGAAC GACTCCCTGCAGCTGTTATTCAGAAGCTGAAGGAGGTCTGTGAAGCCTCCAGTGAAACCTGCTCCTCACTGCACCAGTGTCTAGGGCTTTTTTCCAAACAGGAAGGA GCACGCAGTTTGAAACTGGAGCAGGAGCTGGAGAAGAATAAGATCCTGTCGGAGGCTCTGCAGACGCTGGCCACTGAACATCATGAGCTGGAGCAGTCGGTGGTTAAAGGCTCGTCGCCCCGCAGCGTCCTCAGCGAAGACGAGTTCCACGACGCTCTGTCGG ATTCAGACTGTGAGCCTGTGCTGAGCAGTTGTGAAACAGCTACCCATTCGTACGAAGACGGAGAGGACTTCAATACCGAGCTCTTCTGCAGCATCTCAAGTCATCTCAGTGGCAGGATGTCCCGGGAAGACCGTCGTGGAGAGGAAGAGGATGACGATGAGGTTGCAAGTGTTAACGGAGTGAAGAAATACAG GACAAGTTTACCAGCGCCCATGTTCTCCAGAAATGACTTCAGCATCTGGAGCATACTGAGGAAGTGCATTGGGATG GAGCTGTCTAAGATCACCATGCCtgttatttttaatgagccgCTGAGCTTTCTACAAAGATTAACAGAATATATGGAGCACACGTACCTCATCCATCAGGCTAATGCTTCAGACAACTCTATTGAGAgaatgaag TGTGTGGCCGCGTTTGCCGTATCAGCTGTGGCGTCTCAGTGGGAAAGGACGGGGAAACCCTTCAACCCCCTGCTAGGAGAAACTTACGAGTTAGTCAG GGATGATCTTGGTTTCCGGCTGATATCAGAACAAGTGAGCCACCATCCTCCCGTCAGCGCCTTCCACGCAGAGGGTTTGCAGAAGGACTTTGTGTTTCATGGCTCCATCTACCCCAAACTCAAGTTCTGGGGCAAAAGCGTGGAGGCCGAACCTAAGGGCATCATCACTCTAGAACTTCCCAA GCATAATGAGGCATACACATGGACGAACCCCACGTGCTGTGTCCACAACATCATCGTTGGACAGCTGTGGATCGAACAGTACGGCAGTGTGGAGGTTATCAACCACAG AACTGGTGAAAAATGCTGTCTGAGTTTCAAACCGTGTGGGCTGTTTGGGAAGGAATTACATAAGGTTGAAGGCTACATCCTGGACAAGAG CAAAAAGAAAGTGTACAATCTTTATGGGAAATGGACGGAATGCATGTACATAGTTGACCCAGCTTCATTTGAAACTCACAGGAAGAATGATAAGAAAGCGTCAGAAGACAAGAAAAGCAGTAAACAG ACATCAGACGCAGAAGAAACACCTCAGCTAGGTGGAGATTCACTAGAGGTTATCCCAGGAAGTCAGTTGCTCTGGAGAATAGCACCTAGACCAGAAAACTCTGCCCAG ATGTACAACTTCACTACATTCGCAATGCAGCTCAATGAGCTGGACAAAGAGATTGAAGCGGTCATCCCAAAAACTGACAGCAGACTGAGGCCTGACATTCGAGCCATGGAGAACGGAGATattg ACCTGGCCAGCGAGGAGAAGAAGAGATTGGAGGAGAAACAGAGGGCGGCACGTAAGAACCGCTCTAAGTCGGATGATGATTGGAAGATGAG
- the osbpl1a gene encoding oxysterol-binding protein-related protein 1 isoform X2 — protein sequence MEELDPEEQFLRDARNGNLEGIQKLLMSKIKEEAKIDINCKGKSKSNHGWTPLHLACYFGHKDVVETLLKNGADANLPNNVGDTPLHKAAFTGRKEVVMLLLQYDACASVINGMAQIPKDITQSAEIKSMLEAAERTEERKLEEQLLEAAREGALSTLTRLLNMKKPPNISCTDLLGNTPLHCAAYRGQKQCAVKLLQHKANPNIKNKIDQTVFDLANDAEMKQIITGNVMKGMTRHVKMFEGPLWKSSRFFGWRSYWVVLQDGVLSWYPKQSDADSNTHRQGCKPLTQAQSMIKAKDNCYFTVRCFDNTVHHFKVSQKNDPESTRKRWLEAIEEHSAFSTHYCSQDPESEEEEDNVVSVHELSDSLQRAEACHQKLEKEVLALLSMVKEDGLAERLPAAVIQKLKEVCEASSETCSSLHQCLGLFSKQEGARSLKLEQELEKNKILSEALQTLATEHHELEQSVVKGSSPRSVLSEDEFHDALSDSDCEPVLSSCETATHSYEDGEDFNTELFCSISSHLSGRMSREDRRGEEEDDDEVASVNGVKKYRTSLPAPMFSRNDFSIWSILRKCIGMELSKITMPVIFNEPLSFLQRLTEYMEHTYLIHQANASDNSIERMKCVAAFAVSAVASQWERTGKPFNPLLGETYELVRDDLGFRLISEQVSHHPPVSAFHAEGLQKDFVFHGSIYPKLKFWGKSVEAEPKGIITLELPKHNEAYTWTNPTCCVHNIIVGQLWIEQYGSVEVINHRTGEKCCLSFKPCGLFGKELHKVEGYILDKSKKKVYNLYGKWTECMYIVDPASFETHRKNDKKASEDKKSSKQTSDAEETPQLGGDSLEVIPGSQLLWRIAPRPENSAQMYNFTTFAMQLNELDKEIEAVIPKTDSRLRPDIRAMENGDIDLASEEKKRLEEKQRAARKNRSKSDDDWKMRWFHQGPNPHNGSQDWLFSNGYWDRDYSQLPDIY from the exons ATGGAGGAGCTGGACCCGGAGGAGCAGTTCCTCAGGGATGCCAGGAACGGGAACCTAGAAGGAATCCAGAAGCTTTTGATGTCCAAGATAAAGGAGGAGGCCAAAATCGACATCAACTGCAAGG GCAAAAGCAAATCTAATCATGGCTGGACTCCTCTTCATCTGGCCTGCTACTTTGGGCACAAAGATGTTGTTGAGACCTTACTGAAG AATGGAGCAGATGCCAATTTGCCAAATAATGTCGGAGACACACCTCTCCATAAAGCAGCATTCACCGGGAGAAAA GAGGTTGTAATGTTGCTTCTTCAGTATGACGCTTGCGCTTCTGTCATCAATGGCATGGCCCAGATACCTAAAGACATTACCCAGAGTGCAGAGATTAAAAGCATGTTGGAGG CTGCTGAGCGGACTGAAGAGAGGAAACTAGAGGAGCAGCTGCTGGAGGCGGCGCGGGAAGGAGCCTTATCTACCCTCACAAGACTG CTAAACATGAAGAAACCCCCAAACATAAGCTGTACAGACTTGTTGGGCAACACGCCGCTGCACTGCGCCGCTTACAGAGGCCAGAAACAGTGCGCCGTCAAGCTCCTTCAGCACAAGGCCAACCCCAACATCAAGAACAAAATCG ATCAGACTGTTTTTGATTTGGCTAACGATGCAGAAATGAAGCAGATCATTACAGGAAATGTTATGAAA GGGATGACGCGACATGTTAAAATGTTTGAGGGGCCTCTTTGGAAG agctCAAGGTTTTTTGGCTGGCGCTCCTACTGGGTAGTTCTTCAGGACGGAGTCTTGTCATGGTACCCTAAACA GTCAGATGCAGATTCAAACACTCACCGGCAAGGTTGCAAACCGCTAACACAAGCGCAGAGCATG ATTAAAGCGAAAGATAACTGCTATTTCACAGTCAGATGCTTTGACAACACTGTTCACCATTTCAAAGTGTCACAGAAGAACGACCCCGAATCTACCAGAAAA AGGTGGCTTGAGGCCATAGAGGAACATTCAGCCTTTAGCACTCATTACTGCTCACAGGACCCAGAGAGCGAGGAAGAGGAAGACAACGTTGTGTCTGTACATGAGCTTTCTGACTCCCTTCAG CGGGCCGAGGCTTGCCATCAGAAACTGGAGAAGGAGGTGTTGGCTCTCCTGTCTATGGTGAAAGAAGATGGCCTGGCAGAAC GACTCCCTGCAGCTGTTATTCAGAAGCTGAAGGAGGTCTGTGAAGCCTCCAGTGAAACCTGCTCCTCACTGCACCAGTGTCTAGGGCTTTTTTCCAAACAGGAAGGA GCACGCAGTTTGAAACTGGAGCAGGAGCTGGAGAAGAATAAGATCCTGTCGGAGGCTCTGCAGACGCTGGCCACTGAACATCATGAGCTGGAGCAGTCGGTGGTTAAAGGCTCGTCGCCCCGCAGCGTCCTCAGCGAAGACGAGTTCCACGACGCTCTGTCGG ATTCAGACTGTGAGCCTGTGCTGAGCAGTTGTGAAACAGCTACCCATTCGTACGAAGACGGAGAGGACTTCAATACCGAGCTCTTCTGCAGCATCTCAAGTCATCTCAGTGGCAGGATGTCCCGGGAAGACCGTCGTGGAGAGGAAGAGGATGACGATGAGGTTGCAAGTGTTAACGGAGTGAAGAAATACAG GACAAGTTTACCAGCGCCCATGTTCTCCAGAAATGACTTCAGCATCTGGAGCATACTGAGGAAGTGCATTGGGATG GAGCTGTCTAAGATCACCATGCCtgttatttttaatgagccgCTGAGCTTTCTACAAAGATTAACAGAATATATGGAGCACACGTACCTCATCCATCAGGCTAATGCTTCAGACAACTCTATTGAGAgaatgaag TGTGTGGCCGCGTTTGCCGTATCAGCTGTGGCGTCTCAGTGGGAAAGGACGGGGAAACCCTTCAACCCCCTGCTAGGAGAAACTTACGAGTTAGTCAG GGATGATCTTGGTTTCCGGCTGATATCAGAACAAGTGAGCCACCATCCTCCCGTCAGCGCCTTCCACGCAGAGGGTTTGCAGAAGGACTTTGTGTTTCATGGCTCCATCTACCCCAAACTCAAGTTCTGGGGCAAAAGCGTGGAGGCCGAACCTAAGGGCATCATCACTCTAGAACTTCCCAA GCATAATGAGGCATACACATGGACGAACCCCACGTGCTGTGTCCACAACATCATCGTTGGACAGCTGTGGATCGAACAGTACGGCAGTGTGGAGGTTATCAACCACAG AACTGGTGAAAAATGCTGTCTGAGTTTCAAACCGTGTGGGCTGTTTGGGAAGGAATTACATAAGGTTGAAGGCTACATCCTGGACAAGAG CAAAAAGAAAGTGTACAATCTTTATGGGAAATGGACGGAATGCATGTACATAGTTGACCCAGCTTCATTTGAAACTCACAGGAAGAATGATAAGAAAGCGTCAGAAGACAAGAAAAGCAGTAAACAG ACATCAGACGCAGAAGAAACACCTCAGCTAGGTGGAGATTCACTAGAGGTTATCCCAGGAAGTCAGTTGCTCTGGAGAATAGCACCTAGACCAGAAAACTCTGCCCAG ATGTACAACTTCACTACATTCGCAATGCAGCTCAATGAGCTGGACAAAGAGATTGAAGCGGTCATCCCAAAAACTGACAGCAGACTGAGGCCTGACATTCGAGCCATGGAGAACGGAGATattg ACCTGGCCAGCGAGGAGAAGAAGAGATTGGAGGAGAAACAGAGGGCGGCACGTAAGAACCGCTCTAAGTCGGATGATGATTGGAAGATGAG